The nucleotide window CGCGGTCTAGATTTGACGGCCGAACCATTCGAGTCGACAGGGCCTCCGACAACGGCCCCCGACACgggggcggccgtggcggcggcggctttggaggccgcggcggctacCAGGCCCAGATGCCGTACGGTGCCGTCCCTCCCCAGGGCCCTGGctatggcggcggcgctcctccCATGTACCAGCAGGTGGCATACGGCCGCGGCTACCCTGCGCCGCAGCCCGGATACGGTGTTCCTCCCCAAGGTGAGTCCACTGCATCCCCAACTTTGGGCGAAGCTGACCGATCGTTCTCTCGCAGGCTACGGCGCCCCGCCGTACGGCTATGCGGACCCGTCCCAGCCGATGGTCCatccccagcagccgcctcctccccagGGAGGCAGGGGCTACTAAACAGCTCTTGGTCAGGGACGCCTCGgcatggccttgtcgaccTACAGCAGGCGTCCCCCGGGGGGAGAGTGGGCTGCAGTCTGTGCAGCAGCGAAGGCTTTCGGGACCTAGCTGGGGCATATTCGCGGACCGTCAAAACAATGTGCTCCGCGGCGTGGGGGGGTTTTCAAGTATCTGCCAGTATGTTGATCGCAAGATACCCGGATGATTCTGTCGATATCTGGAGGAAGTATCAAAAGGGGTACTTTTTCAATCTCCGACAAGGACGACTTGGAGTCGCGGGCTGACTCCGCCTTTTCACTTTTTAAGTATTTCCCTGTGTCAACTGCTTACCCCTTTGGTCTTTCTGTGAGGGGGGGACGGCGGCTGGGAGGCATCGGATGATTTTCACTTGGCTGGAGCAGAGACGGGTCCGCGCGTGAGAGCGGGCAGCACGCATCCCGTGCCGCCGTGTTGGGTCTATTTTATTACCTGTCTAGGCGACAAGAACAAGCCGACAGCCAACAAAGattgatgacgacgatgacgaagacgacgatgttcGGGGTCGACCAGATAGACGACGGAAAAGGAAAGGCTCTATGGGGGAGGCAGTGGACAGGGTCGGAtagggggggagggggatgaggGGACTGGGTTCAAGGGTCTTGATGTTGATGGATGGACCGACCGCCTCGCTCGCGACAAAAGCTTCTTCTCCCGCTACTATTTCTATATGTCATATGTCATAGGCTCGCCTTGGGGTCAGGCCTTttcgagctcctcggcctcggttATGCTGCTGCGTCGGTTGAAGTGTGTGtcggcggggggcggggaaGGCGAGGGGAcagcctgctcctgctcgaggGCCCTGACGCGAGAGGCGAGATCGCTGACGTGGACGTCGCCACTCTCGGCGCacagctcgtcgagggcgacgtcgaggttgTAGAGGTACTCCTTGTTGAGGCCGCTGGGGCCACGGCTGGCGAGGAtgtggcgggcgagctcgtGTGGGTCCTGGGGGCCGACAAACTGCTCGTTGTCGGGGGTGCCAATGTAGACGAGGGTGGAGATTGGCGGCGAGCCATCGGCGGGATGGAAGGGCGTGTAGTGGATGGAGTAGCCGTTGATCTCGCGGATGTCGAGGTagtccttgacctcggcgacgtgctcGGGGACGATACGATAGGCGACGCCCCAGACGCGGTCAGGGGCCGAGTCGTGGTGGTCGGTGAGCTTCTCCCAGTAGGCGCGCTCGATGAGGGTGACGACACGGCCGGGGGCCTCGGGGGTGCCCCTGTGGTCCTCGCTGAGCCCGTGCGTCAGTATCTCAAAGAAAGCCCTGAGACCTGTCCGTCGTTGGAGGAGATACAGGGGGAAAAACATTTACCTGGCCTGAGGGGTGGGGGTTGGTTGTCAGTGAGAGCGTCTGGTTGaagagagaaaagaaaaagggagggagagagagacggaaaggggaggagggatggGGGGAAGCTGGAGGGGCTGCAACAGACCTGCCAGAACCGCCGGACGTAGCCCGTCACCCAGCCGGAAACTCGTCTGTCTGGAGAGCGCGAAAAGGAGGGGGCCCTTTTGTCAGCCGAGGTGCCCGTCGATGTGAATAAAGTCGGACGGGTTGCTCTCTTGTCTCTGGGTAAGGGGGGAAGGTAAGTTGGTACCAAAGTGAGGGGGAGGTTTCCATATGAGACTCCTGGGGACGTTGATTTGATTAGCAATGGGGCAACAGGTTGACGAGTGGTGTGAAGCGAAAAGAGCTGAGTGAAAGACGGTTGAGGGTATTCGAGTGGGCGGGGTGataggaggaggaaggacgaggaggaggaccgGGAGGAAGTGTCAGCGAACGCTTACCCGTAGCCGTAGAGCCAAAACTCGgacgccgcgccgtggctgccgtcggtcgttgttgttgttgttgttgtcgtcgtcgtcgtcgtcgaagccccCATTGCTGACATTTATAATATTCAaatgttggtggtggtggggtgACTGGATACTACGGTACGGAGGGGAGAGCGCGGGCGGGATGCCAGCCGGGATGCCAGCCGGGATGCAGATGGGACGGGGGATTGGCGGGGCAGACGTGAGTGACGGGGGAGGTCGCACGACACGAGCTGCTGGGTGGGAGGGAGTGCGtgagcgacgggcggcaaTCCGTCCGGTGGAGGGTCGCAACGGCGAGTTGGATGGATGTGTCAATGTAGTAGTGATACGGAGATGAGTGAATGGAGGGAGGACGGGCGATGGATACGAGGGATATGTAACGAGGAGGAGTGAGTGAGCAGTTTGACTTGGTAGTTAATAatgcgtctgtctgtccgtgGAGAGagtgagcgagtgagtgagtgagtgggaCGATGCGGGTGCGGGTACGAAGTCGTGCGTGGGTCCTCCAGCACGCACGCTTGGGCGCTTGGGCCGGTGACCGACGACAGCAgtcggatggatggatggatggggggaCGATACTCCGGTGGCCCAAGGATGTTTATTGTATGTGTGTGTACtgatggtgacggtggtTGCTGCGGTGGCAGTGCAGACTTGGGAatgaagaagaaaaaaataAGATAAATCATCAACAAgactgccctgccctgccctgcccgcccgtcccaTTACAGTCATGTCATGTCGCCGGGGCAAGCCTTGCAGATAGCTCATCacctgtacagtatacagcCAAGGCAGCCAGACAGCCAGCAGtctattattatataaatcCTGCATTGAAAATCCGAGAGagtcgcccccccccccccccaagctGCTGTGGTGGGTTATAGGTTAATCTACTTGACTTTTTGCACTTATCATCTCGCCATGTGcaacccccccttccttacgcaccatcaccaccaccatcacgacgatgataacgacgacgacgttttTTTAGCTCACGCATTCAACATGCTTattcgtcttcttctcccctccccccctaCTGCGCCATCAACACCCTATACCCCGTGCCCACCaggctctcgtcgcccgtcctGTCCCCCGCCCCGTGCCAGTAGAACAGCCCCCCGAGCCCCATGCACTTTGCGTACCCGGCCTTCATGGCCACCGTCTCCGGCACGTCGAGCGACACGAAGCCCCTCCCGCCGGGACGCCTGTCGACaaacgacgccgccaccgcctcggcgtccacCGCGATCTCGACGACCGTGGATCCCGGCCCCTTGGTCtccgtcccctcctcccgcgtTCTCGTTCTCGCCCCCGAtgccgctgacgacgacgacggcgacgatgtaATGACGACGCTGGTACTGCTGCTCCCGTTGAGCACGTCGCAGTAGTCCACCTCGTCACTGCGCGACGCGTCAAACGTCTCCCCGTAGCCCTCCGCGCCGGGAAAGTAGCGCGCGTACGCCGGCACGCCGAGCACAATCTTGCTCGCGGGGACACCCTCGCGCGACGCGtactcgacgccgcccgcgcccgacaGCCGCaggtccgcgtcgtcgtcgccgtcttcgccgcgcTTCTTtgtcttcttcgtcgccgccgctgccgccgccgccgcgacgccgccggcccggtGCTCCacccccgtcggcggccacagCTGCGCCTGGTGCCCGCTCAGCCTCGTCCAGTCGCCCGTAAAGTCGTACGCCATGAGGTTGAGCAGGtcgagcgcccgcgccgcctcccagaGGTCCACGTTGTCGAGCACGttggccgtcgtgggcagcgccgccgtgacgaggtagtcggcctcgggcgggagggcggagCGCAGCGCCCCCAGGAGCTTGATGAAGTCGCGGCCCTGCTCGGGCGTCTCTGGGTGCTCCCAGTCCACTGGCGGGTTGCGCGTTCGTGTTAGCAGGCTCACACACGCAACTCAATCACAGACCTCTCGACGAATGGTGTTGTCATGTTGACGCTGCGCGCAACCCACCCCATCATCTCACcggctgtgtgtgtgtgtatgtgaGTGTATCTTAATAGGCAATGATACTCACCGTCCACTCCATCAAACCCGTGCCGATCACAAAACTCGCGcaccgacgaggcgagctcctggcgcgactcctcgctcgccgcgagcgcgggaAACTCGTCGCTGGCCTTGGCCCCCCCTAGCGACACCAACGTCTTGATGGACGGGTTCCTCTTCTTCAGCccgccgagcgcgtcgaTGCAGCCCTCGTAGTCGCCGATGGGCGCCTCAAAGTCCGCGTACTCGTCGAGGGACTGGGCGCGTGTTCCATGCGTCAGATCTCTTCTCGGTAAAGAAAAGTGCAAGCAAGAAAACGTACCCGAAGTGTCCCGTTCTCGTGGACCCTATAGCAGCATATTCATCATGTTAgagagctgccgccggccgccttTCCGTCTGCCTGTAAAATTTTTTTTTGGATTTCTGGACTGGCCTGCTGACCCTAGTACTTACCCGACAAAGGCATAGTATACGTGCGTGACGACTTCCGCCTGGACAATGGACGGGGGCTTGCCGTCGTACAGCTTCCACGACGGGTAGTAGACGGCGTTTACGGGGCTTCCGCTCACCGTGAGCGCGAGGTCAAAGTATCGAGAAACGCTGGAGCCCATTGCCTCACGGAGACCCGAGAGGGTGTGGAGAGAGAAACgggagagaaggagaggacGAGTAGGAGATCAAACCCGAGTTATAAGCCGTGCAGAAAACAAATGTAGGGATTCGGGGAACAGAAGACCAAGGCGGGGGGTTTGAAACTCCGTGTCGAGAACTCCTCTATCCATACCGACCTTTTCGGCTCCTCATTGTCTGTTGTTATACATATGGCCCTCAAGCGAGTTTGATATACATACAACAGCTCACACACACATCGGCGCCTGTAtgtggcgcgcgcggccgcgatgAGAGAAGAAAGGCAACTACTACGTTTGCTACGTCAAACTAGGTTCGCCAGCCCctccgagggcggcgacaactagctggccgccgccgcttcgtacgaagtaagtaGCCTTTGACAGAAACAGGATATTAGCTGACAGCATAGTCTTACCGGAgcgaaaaggggggggggggggttgagGAAGGCAGCCATTATTATTTCTCTCTTCCCAGGCGAAGATGTCAAGGTTTCGATAGTGCGTTGCGGGCGTCGATGAATTCATTTATtgtgcggctgctgcggaacccccccctttttcagctgaggaggaggcaaGCAATGGACCCAACTCTTTtcgcccgccacgccgcccgatTCCCTCTCCCCATTAGGGGGTGATATGGGACCCTGGAAAGAGTGAGGTATACGATTGAGACAATTTCGAGTACGTAGCTTGGATGGGTCGAGATCCTCCTATACACGTTGAGGGCAGGTGATGTAGCAAATCAAATGACTCCGAGTATGAACGCCACAGAAACCACGTTATAATATACAGGCAACCCTGCCATGAAAGCCAAAGGCACTACGTGAAATTTTCAGGGTTGGCCCATTACTTCCAGCCTTGACCAAAGTCCGATCACGACCAACACTAAGTCAAAGTACAGTTTCCATACCACTTTTGGCATCCATCTCCGCACTGGGTAGTCGTGTTGCCGCACCAGCCCTTTGCAGAGCAGCACTTGTACGGCCCCAAGTCGACTAGGCCGACGCAGGTTGTGTTGTTGAAATCTGGTCCACAGCGTCCGTCGGTGCTGGGTGGCCCTACACTTGGCGTCGCGGAGGTGCTGGACGTGGCTgtggacgaggtggtggttgtgctCGTCGAAAAAGATGTACTAGAGGACGTGGAAGAAAGAGATGACGTCGAAGTGGGGGTGGTGGatgtggacgaggaggtggaTGTGCTCGATGAAATAGATGCAGTAGAGGACGTTGACGTTGCGGAAGAGGTTGAAAATACAGTGGATGACGAGGTGGTGGGTTCCGTAGAAGACGTGGAGGATTCAGTCGGAGGAGGGGCCAGCAGTGCAGCCAAAGACGAAGTCGAGGATGCAGTGGAAGAAGTCGACGACGTAGTCGAAGGGGGTGCGAACGGTgcggacgaagacgaggcggaAGGCGCAGTACTCGCGGAAGCGGTGGAGCTCGAAACAGACGATAgagacgaggatgaaggGGCAGCAAAAAGCAGGGCCGCGACTGAGGCAGACGAAGATGTACCGCACTGGCCGTAGAGTGGTTGACAGCCCGTGCCGCAGTGAGCAGAGGTGCCTCCGCACCAGccggccgacgagcagcacctGTCGGAGCCCTGGTTGACGCAGGTGGTGCCACCAAACTTGGGCCCGCAGCGGCCATTCGTGCTCGGGGGTCCGACCGACGCTGttgccgacgcgctcgtcgtcgtcgtcgagcttgtagacgaggacgatgatgacctgGAGCTACTGGAGCTCGAGCTTACTGCACCGCACTGCCCATATAAAGCTTGACACCCAGTGCCGCAGTGGGCGGTCGTATTTCCGCACCACCCTGCCGAAGAGCAGCATCTGTCAGAGCCCTGGTTGACGCACGTCATGCCGCTGAAGTTGATGCCGCAACGTCCATTGGTGCTAGGCGATCCGACGGTCGCTGTTGCCGAtgcactcgtcgtcgttgaagatgtcgacgaggacgacgtggaGCTAGTGCTAATGGTGATGCCCGGCACACTTGAGCTGGAGGTAGagctactgctactgctcgAGCTCGAACTCGAGCTTGCTGAACCACACTGGCCATAAAGGGGTTGGCACCCAGTGCCGCAGTGGGCGGTAGTACCACCGCACCATCCCGCCGGAGAGCAACACCTATCCGAGCCTTGGTTGACGCAAGTCGTGCCGTTGAAGTTGACACCGCAACGGCCATTCGTACTGGGTAGCCCAACCGTGGGAGTCGCCGTGGGGGCCCCCGAAGTTGCGGATGGGCACGTCGACGGGCCCGAGGTCCCTGTGCGATACCAGTTCCCACTTGGGTCGCCAAGGCACTCGCCAACCGTGACGGAGCGGAAGCCGTTGCGGAAGAGCGACTCGAGCATATGTGCGGTGAGGTTGTAGACAGACTGCCAAACAGGGTCGTGCTCTATCTGCAGCCacttggtggtggccgtgtTGGCTCCTTCGACAGCCTCGTCCCAGATGTCCTTGCTTTTCTGGATGGTGTTTGGGTCGTCATGAAGATAGCCCTCGGTGTCTAGGTTGAAGTAGGTGATGTGATAGCCGAGATCGCCGAGGATGGAGTCGACTTGAGCGTTGCTGGCCGAGTAAGGCGGCCTACGGCTTTTGGTCAATGCGAGTGCATTCATAAACGAGAACAAAGGACCTGTTCACACCTCATATATGTGGGAAAGTAACCCAGAATGTCGTTGAAGGCCACCTCGTTGAAGAGCATTTGTTCTCGAACTTGATCAGGAGTTAGGTCGGTGAGTCTCTGATGAGCCCATGTGTGACTGGCGACTTGATGACCTTCGGCGATCATGCGCTGTTGCTATGCGTGAGAAAGGTCTTAACAGCCGGTTCTCAGAACACCCACTCTGATGATGCCTGGCCATGGTAAGCTGGGATCATTgatcttgcccttgccgaggtTATTGCCAGTCACGAAGAATGTAGCTTTTGCGCTATGGTTCTGAGCACAAATAATGTGAGATCCAGTGGGCCAAGACAGGTCTTCAAGCAGGATGGCGGATCAGACGGACCTTTAGGAGATCGAGCAGATCAGAGGTATAGAACCATGGCCCGTCATCATAGGTGAGAGCAATGTCTCCGTATACCTCGCAGTGATAGATGGCAACTCCGTACGGAACGGACCCCAGCCGTGGTCTCGACACGTTCGTTgtgtcgctgccgcaggGGCGGGTGTTTGCATCGCATCCCGGGCCGTAATTTATCTGacatgacggcgcggagcagTATAAATAGCCCAAGCCACACCATCTGGAGTTGAGGATAGGGGAGTTATCCGTCAGTCAGTTGCCTTTGTACAGCAGTATACACTCACCCAGCGCTGGAGCAGCAATATCCTGGGTCGCAGATGGCGCCTCCAAAGTCGGCACCGCATCTGCTCACCGACTGCCGCCTTTCCATGTTATTCCATGAAGGGttctggctggctgctcggGCAGGGTTTGGAGGCCAGGCTGGGGACAGGTCCTCTTCGTTTCTTCGCCTTTGCAGTGCTGACTGTAAATGCGCCGACTGCTCACGAGGGTCGTCTCGCAGCCCGACCATGATGTTGGGCATAGAAAACCGTCCGTCATGAGTTGGATGTGTAACCCCTaagccggcgagggccgccccAACGACGCTTACAGTGGTAGATGAACGCATGTTTTTTTGATCAAGATATTTCGATTTGACAGGATGAAGTTGTAACTCGGAAAAACGTCCCTCGTACACTCGTGCGATGAGGAATTGCGCGTCATGGGAATTGAAGCTGGGTGACGGCCGAACCGATACAGCTGGCATCGGCTTCCGGGCTCAACCCGTCGCTCGACACGTCCCGGAGCATTGCATCTGCTCGGTAGCTTATCGAACGAATACGAAGAACTATCGGCTTCGTGGTACCATGGTTTGGACTATCGACTGTTGAGGGAGACTCCATCACAGCGCTTCGGGCACGCCCGCGCTCCTGGAATTGTGCGCATTGTCGGGAGCTGAGGAGATAGCTTCGCGGATAAAGACGCTGCCACGCGCGTCCAACTACCAACAGCGCGCTGGTCTCCACCGTCTGGCGCCGTGCTATATGGTTAGCTGGGGCAATTTTGACAAACGCTGACGCCTTTGCCGCGAAAGCTGACTTGCCTATACATGAGAATAATGTCTGCAGATGAGGCTTTCTTCTCTATACTCGTAGTACCGGGGTGCTAAAGTATGGACCTTTACCAGCGATGCGTTGCAAATGCGTCGCCGGGCGAGTGAGAGTCGCCATCTGAACATTGTGCAGCCTTTTCGCGGCTCGTGCTCCAGTGTCCCTCTCTGGTTCCCAGAGCCGACCCTGGTATAGGAAAACGAAGCTGTGAGTCGtggtccgcgccggcgtctggcccttgacgacgatgattGCGGTGTTGCGTCTTGGCTGCTGTGGTCCTAAACGGCGCTTTCACGCAACGTGATGGTTTCGAATTGCCATGGCACTTCGtgatgctgcagcagctgcgtTTAGACATTTAGTGCATCGTATTGCGCAGCATGAACGGAAGGCACGACTCGCCAAGGGTAGAGGACGTATCTATCTAGGTCTTGCCCGGCAAGGCAAGAGCAGCCAGCAGAGCGCATACCAAGGTGCCAGGTACGTTAGTAGCTGCGCCAAAAAAGGGCAACAGCAGAGATCCTCCGGCGAACGAGATGATTGCGGTTCAAAATTGGATGGAGTCATTCATGGACCAGGTCCGCCTTCAGTGGAGAGAGCTCACCGACGGGAGCCCCGCCCCTCAGTGCTGCGGTTcgcgtacttcgtaccttacTTAGTAGATGCTGCTAGAGATATTCCATTGCACCCCGGCCGGGGTTCACAGGGGGGGCTCACTAGGGGCCACCCCGGCCAGTCAGGCATGGAACCTCAGAACGGATCAAACCCAACCCCGGaacccatgccatgccaggcTCCCTGGGGCCGCtacggccggccggcatcgCATCCATGTCAGGCgccaacggcagcgccgtcAACTGACGTCGTCTCAGGCAGTGCAAAAGCGCATCATTATGCGCGGCAACAAGCCGTCATCTGCTGTTGGGCGATTCTGAGGTTCAGCTCCAAGTATGTGAGTTTCCAGCTCCTCAGCAGCGCCTCCACCTGCAGAGCCTCATCTTTccttcgcccgccgcctcgtccggctCCTGCGCGCTGCCGGTTGAGTAACTCTCGAATTCTTtctgcagcttctcgcccCGGACCTGGGGTCGCCCAAACTCCGTTCAATCGCCCCTgcgtgacgtgacgtgacgaACGGCTCGGCTCGTTTGCTGCAACGTGTGCCACCAGACAGGGGATCGGCCGTCACCACCAGACCCCTCCAAGGACCAGACGACACACTGCCCCGCCTACTCGTACTTGACCACCACACCTTTTGACCACTTCCCATTGCTGAACCGCAGTCAAACGTCTCTTCCCACCTCACCACCCCTTCTCTCCACGACTCTATCCTCGACGCGGTAGCAAGGGTACACAAAGATCACCTACGAATTCTCTTCACAGACGCACGAGGGGCCGACTGCCTGTCCGTCAAACATGGCGTACAACAGACCCTACGACCCGGACGCTCTCCCTAGGTACAGTAACGCCGCGACCCCTCGCCTGCCCGTCGCTGGCAAACCCGTTCGTCGGGCTTTGGCGTCAATCGTGACTAACCGATAGCCCCTTCTTATAGATTCGCGGAGCCTGAACCCGTACGTCCCTCCTGCCGCTCTCTACTTGCCGCTCTCTAGCCATAGTGCACGGGAGATGCAGTAGTCTCGTTGCCGTCTTGGGTTGACATTGAAACCAACAGAagcctggcgccgccgctccgccgaGCGCATCCTACGCCGCCCAGCCTTCCTCGCGATACGAacccaggccgccggcgccgggccccCACGACCACTACAAGCAGCCTCCCTACGGCcacgcgtcgccgccgccgccgccgcagcagccgtcTTACAGCCAGGGTCCGCCACCGCGCACCAGCAGTCACCACcacgcgccgctgcctcaGCAGGcccggccgcagcagccacccgCCCAGGTctcacgcccgccgccttcgcccgTCCCAGAACAGGGCTCCGACGCGAAGTTGCTCCCGCTCTTCCGTGCTGTGGATAAGGATCGTGCGTTGGCCTCCTCTCCCAGCTCCCGTACATCTCGAAAGGAGTGATGGGTGACATGTCGTCCCGCCACGCCCCCTACTAACACGGCTCTTTGCTACAGGCACCGGCCAGCTGTCGGAAAAGGAGCTCTCAGCGGCGCTAGTCAATGGCGACTGGACGGCCTTTGACATCCAGACGGTGCGCATGATGATCCGCATGTTCGACTCGGACCGCAATGGCACCATCAACTTTGAGGAGTTCTGCGGCCTGTGGTCCTTCCTGGCCTCGTGGCGCACCCTCTTTGACCGCTTCGACGTCGACCATAGCGGCAACATATCCCTCTCCGAGTTCACcgacgccctcatcgcctTCCGCTACCGCCTCAGCCCTGGcttcgtcgagctgctcttCCGCACCTACGACAAgcgtggcgagggcgtcatgAGCTTCGATCTCTTCGTCCAGAGCTGCATCTCCCTCAAGCGCATGACCGACGTCTTCAAAaagtacgacgacgaccgcgacgGCTTCATCACCCTGAGCTTCGAGGACTTTTTGAGCGAGATTCTGAAGCAGCTGAAATAGGCCAGAGTTTGTAGGGATGTTGGAGCGAGACTGATCCTTTATCGTTTTGGGGACGCTCAAGGTCAAGCCCCGGCTCTCGCTCCCCTGGCTAAGGGAGCGAGGTAGCGCACGGGAGAGGAGCTGTCCGCACCGTACGACGGCCCAGGCCGATGATGACGCGCATGACTCGATACCAACgacgggcatcatggcggAATGTGTAGAAGGGACagtcgcgggcgacgggcgatTGGCTTTGCAGgtgtaggcaggcaggcataCATACATGGATGATACCCTCATCTTCCTTGGTGCAGTGTCTTTTTCTTTTGCCCGTTTTCCTCTCCATATTTGTCGCAGACTGTCCCGCGTCGGAGAAAAAGGGGGCGTTTGACACTAGTATCTGATCTGGGTGTTTTATTGAATGCTGTTGATACCTATCTTGAGAGGATGGTTCTCCTTGATACGAAAAAGCCCTTAAAAATACCAAGGTAGGGCTGCTATGAGTATGAAAAGTAGCGTGCCACATGCTAGTACATCTCGGCACATGTCAGGTCCTCAGCAAcgccttgagcttctcgtccGCGTACTGGAGGGGACTGGGGCACTCCGTCTCCTCCCAGACGCCctcgctcgtcatcgtcacctcctcgccctgaCTCAGCGCCAGCGTCTCCGTCGGGCGACCAGGCTTTTTGCCACGGGCATACCCAGCGCTGCTACGGGGCGTGGACTGCCCCAGAGCCTGTCGGATaacctcctcggcctcctctcGCGGATACTTCTTTCGATACACCAGCTtcccggccaggccgccgacattCTTGCCATCTCGGGCGCTGATCCACGAACGTACTCCCGAGAGCCTGGCCGTCTCCAGCCCGGCAGTAATCCCAGCTCCAATATTGCCGCTCAGTCCCCACGGGTGCGGCACTGTATCGAACGGgtgcagcatcgtcgtcaatggAAGGGCCGCTTCTGCTAGAAGATGCGAGGTGACGTATGGCTCCATGCAGTTGTAAGAAGTGCCATACGGAGAATAGATCAACGATACGGCCCGGTTGCGTGCTTGCGGCGGTATGGAGGCTAACGAGCGGACGTTTCGTAACTTCATAAAGTCGGGTGACGCTGGTGGAGTGAACGCACCAAGCATGGCCGAGACTGGCGAGTCGGGAGTTTGCAAGAGGGAAAGGCGAGGCGTGGGAATCTGCGGAGGAAGGTCTGAAATCGAAGCAGTCGGCGActtgggcggcgtcgtagcCTGGCGGCGAAAGATTGATGCGTGTGGCGGAGGGGGCCGGTACGTAATGCCAACGGCTGAATGGAGGCCGGTGAGGTCTCTCTTTTGATGAATCAAAGAAACCGTCACCTCCCCTTCGTTACCGCCACAAACCTGCGGTGGCACAGGGATGCGCACAACGGTATCCCGGTTCTTCGTGCGAGTTTCCCAGCGTTCCAAGGTCCTGACCATGTCTTCGTCGAAGTACTTCCAGCTCCGGATCAgctttgccgccgcgggctctGCCAGGATGAGTGTCTTGCTGCCCGTAGGAGGCAGCTGGCGCAGAGTTGTTTCATTGCAGTGTTCGCTGCGagcgttggtgatgatgacgagaTCGGGCTGCGCGAGTTGTTGCAACGACGACACGCAGGCCACCTGAACGTGAGACGCAAATGAGGCTTTCGGGTTAATCGAGTACGAGTCCTCTAGCCATGGGTCCAGGAGGATGCGGAAGGGTTCGGGAGTCGCCCAGGGTGCCGCAGAAGGACCCTCAAGAGG belongs to Purpureocillium takamizusanense chromosome 1, complete sequence and includes:
- a CDS encoding uncharacterized protein (EggNog:ENOG503P3AV~COG:A), which encodes MAKLFIGGLAWHTEEGTLRQKFEEFGAVEEAVVVKDRDTGRSRGFGFVRYTQEGDAQNAIAAMNNVEFDGRTIRVDRASDNGPRHGGGRGGGGFGGRGGYQAQMPYGAVPPQGPGYGGGAPPMYQQVAYGRGYPAPQPGYGVPPQGYGAPPYGYADPSQPMVHPQQPPPPQGGRGY
- a CDS encoding uncharacterized protein (EggNog:ENOG503P2FI~COG:P), whose product is MFFPLYLLQRRTGLRAFFEILTHGLSEDHRGTPEAPGRVVTLIERAYWEKLTDHHDSAPDRVWGVAYRIVPEHVAEVKDYLDIREINGYSIHYTPFHPADGSPPISTLVYIGTPDNEQFVGPQDPHELARHILASRGPSGLNKEYLYNLDVALDELCAESGDVHVSDLASRVRALEQEQAVPSPSPPPADTHFNRRSSITEAEELEKA
- a CDS encoding Chitinase (EggNog:ENOG503P1F8~CAZy:GH18~COG:G); its protein translation is MGSSVSRYFDLALTVSGSPVNAVYYPSWKLYDGKPPSIVQAEVVTHVYYAFVGVHENGTLRSLDEYADFEAPIGDYEGCIDALGGLKKRNPSIKTLVSLGGAKASDEFPALAASEESRQELASSVREFCDRHGFDGVDGEYHCLLRYTHIHTHTAVDWEHPETPEQGRDFIKLLGALRSALPPEADYLVTAALPTTANVLDNVDLWEAARALDLLNLMAYDFTGDWTRLSGHQAQLWPPTGVEHRAGGVAAAAAAAATKKTKKRGEDGDDDADLRLSGAGGVEYASREGVPASKIVLGVPAYARYFPGAEGYGETFDASRSDEVDYCDVLNGSSSTSVVITSSPSSSSAASGARTRTREEGTETKGPGSTVVEIAVDAEAVAASFVDRRPGGRGFVSLDVPETVAMKAGYAKCMGLGGLFYWHGAGDRTGDESLTDEFPAG
- a CDS encoding Chitin deacetylase (COG:O~CAZy:CE4~EggNog:ENOG503NX9B~CAZy:CBM18); the protein is MPAVSVRPSPSFNSHDAQFLIARVYEGRFSELQLHPVKSKYLDQKNMRSSTTVSVVGAALAGLGVTHPTHDGRFSMPNIMVGLRDDPREQSAHLQSALQRRRNEEDLSPAWPPNPARAASQNPSWNNMERRQSVSRCGADFGGAICDPGYCCSSAGWCGLGYLYCSAPSCQINYGPGCDANTRPCGSDTTNVSRPRLGSVPYGVAIYHCEVYGDIALTYDDGPWFYTSDLLDLLKNHSAKATFFVTGNNLGKGKINDPSLPWPGIIRRMIAEGHQVASHTWAHQRLTDLTPDQVREQMLFNEVAFNDILGYFPTYMRPPYSASNAQVDSILGDLGYHITYFNLDTEGYLHDDPNTIQKSKDIWDEAVEGANTATTKWLQIEHDPVWQSVYNLTAHMLESLFRNGFRSVTVGECLGDPSGNWYRTGTSGPSTCPSATSGAPTATPTVGLPSTNGRCGVNFNGTTCVNQGSDRCCSPAGWCGGTTAHCGTGCQPLYGQCGSASSSSSSSSSSSSTSSSSVPGITISTSSTSSSSTSSTTTSASATATVGSPSTNGRCGINFSGMTCVNQGSDRCCSSAGWCGNTTAHCGTGCQALYGQCGAVSSSSSSSRSSSSSSTSSTTTTSASATASVGPPSTNGRCGPKFGGTTCVNQGSDRCCSSAGWCGGTSAHCGTGCQPLYGQCGTSSSASVAALLFAAPSSSSLSSVSSSTASASTAPSASSSSAPFAPPSTTSSTSSTASSTSSLAALLAPPPTESSTSSTEPTTSSSTVFSTSSATSTSSTASISSSTSTSSSTSTTPTSTSSLSSTSSSTSFSTSTTTTSSTATSSTSATPSVGPPSTDGRCGPDFNNTTCVGLVDLGPYKCCSAKGWCGNTTTQCGDGCQKWYGNCTLT
- a CDS encoding uncharacterized protein (EggNog:ENOG503NX54~COG:T), translating into MAYNRPYDPDALPRFAEPEPKPGAAAPPSASYAAQPSSRYEPRPPAPGPHDHYKQPPYGHASPPPPPQQPSYSQGPPPRTSSHHHAPLPQQARPQQPPAQVSRPPPSPVPEQGSDAKLLPLFRAVDKDRTGQLSEKELSAALVNGDWTAFDIQTVRMMIRMFDSDRNGTINFEEFCGLWSFLASWRTLFDRFDVDHSGNISLSEFTDALIAFRYRLSPGFVELLFRTYDKRGEGVMSFDLFVQSCISLKRMTDVFKKYDDDRDGFITLSFEDFLSEILKQLK